From a single Octopus sinensis linkage group LG5, ASM634580v1, whole genome shotgun sequence genomic region:
- the LOC115211774 gene encoding tropomyosin Tod p 1.0102, whose protein sequence is MDVCKQKMKSLRLEAETAKEKADEFEKKLKEAEQAKFLLEQDLTSWQKKYSSLENELDNITRELERIQDIEKAKNKLDDELVWQQKKYAILEQDLDNAQNELDKVKDCYAAKEKTEEELTWLQKAHTNVEKDLDEVTSKHENTTDRLNSSEQKVSELEAEIQALHRRIQIQEMDLTRSEEMLELKSVKEETNQEKLSEAELRASTAEANVTRLEGEIDRLEAEVQAEKDKYQVLCDDLETAYAELAV, encoded by the coding sequence ATGGATGTTTGCAAGCAGAAAATGAAATCCCTTCGCCTTGAGGCGGAAACGGCCAAGGAAAAAGCAGACGAATTTGAAAAGAAGCTTAAAGAAGCGGAGCAAGCAAAATTCTTGTTGGAACAAGATTTGACATCTTGGCAGAAAAAATACAGTAGTTTAGAAAATGAACTAGATAATATAACTCGAGAGTTGGAAAGAATACAGGATATAGAGAAAGCGAAGAACAAGCTGGATGACGAGTTGGTCTGGCAGCAGAAGAAATATGCCATCTTAGAACAGGACTTGGACAATGCTCAGAATGAATTGGACAAGGTAAAGGATTGTTATGCTGCTAAAGAAAAAACGGAAGAAGAACTGACATGGCTTCAGAAAGCACACACTAACGTAGAGAAAGATCTCGATGAGGTGACTTCTAAACACGAAAACACCACTGACCGCTTGAACTCCTCTGAGCAGAAAGTGTCCGAACTTGAAGCTGAGATCCAGGCTCTCCATCGTCGTATCCAAATACAAGAAATGGACTTGACTCGTAGCGAAGAGATGCTTGAATTGAAGAGTGTAAAAGAAGAGACCAACCAGGAGAAATTGAGTGAAGCCGAGTTGCGAGCGTCCACAGCCGAAGCGAACGTGACCCGACTGGAAGGAGAAATCGATAGGTTGGAGGCGGAAGTACAGGCCGAAAAAGACAAATACCAAGTTTTGTGTGACGATTTGGAAACTGCGTACGCCGAACTGGCAGTTTAA